The genomic window TTTCGTCACATTTCCTTTTGGCAACATTGTTTCCTCTTCGATGAGGACTGCTGCGTTGTCTTCGAATTTTACACTGAGACCGTTTGGTCTTTGGAATTCTTTTGCCTGTCTTACGACTACTGCGTCGAAAACCTGGTGTTTGACTTCCTGGTCTCCTCTTAGTATTTTTACTTTGACGATGTCGCCGACTCCTGCACTTTCTCGGCGGCTTCTTCTTCCTTTCCGGCTTTTAACGCCGATAATCTTCAGTTCTTTTGCTCCAGAGTTATCTGCACATGTAAGCTCTGCTCCGAGGTCAAGAGTTCTTGTAATGTTAGATCCTAGTGGCTTCATAATTTATTCCTCTCCTTCTTGCTCTTCATCTTCGATTTTCTCCATTACTACATGGCTTTTAGTCTTAGAGATCGGTCGTGTCTCGCCAACTTTGACCGTGTCTCCTTCTTCCAGTTCCATATCTTCAGGCACATGGACTGTTATCTTTGTGTTTCTTCTTTCTTTTCTCTCGTATTTTGGGATTTCTTGGGTGTGCTCCCATCTTACAGTGGCAGATTTCTGCATCTTGTTGGAGATGACTCTGCCTGTAAAGACTCCTCCTCGTACTTCGTATTCTTGACTCATTATTGTTTTTTCACCTCAAATAGTTTCCCTGCAGCATACAGATTTAGAAATCCGACTCAAGCACTGGTACAAGCGATTTTGCCAGTAAAGTCGAATCCCTATCTGCAGTCTCGCCCCGAAAGGCGACTTTCAGCAGGAATTCAAACATACAGCCAACCGAATGACTGTAACAAAAGAAAAGAAGACAAACCTTAAAAAGGGTGTTAGACCTGTTCCCACTTATCAGGAATACTCATCTTAACCCTGTCCTCAGGCCGTTTCTTGATAATATCTCCCTTAATCCTGATCTTTTCCTCACCAAGTTCAAAGACAAAAGTCGTGCCTTCCTTCTCCACCCATTTATCCTCAATCCTCAGCATGTCACGGGTCTCATCCAAGACCTCACCAGAAATACCTACCTTGTTGGAATCAGGATGTTCTTCTATCTCCACTCGGAGGCCAATCAGTTCGTGTCTGGGAAGATTTTCAGGTGTGCGCGGCATAGAAGTTTATGGGTCAGGAAAGTTTTTGGAAGTTCTTCTTGAGTTTTGATTTCAGTTCTTCCTCTTTCTCTTTGTATCTGTCCTCTTCCCAGTCTGAGGAATAGTTCGGAAATCCTGCCATATTCCACAGAGTAATAGCGTAAAGGTAGAGGTTTCTTCTTTCCTGGAACTCTTTATCTGTTTCAAGCTGTTTTTCTTGCCTGTATCCTTCGTACAGTTTCTTCTTTAGTTTTTCTTTCTGTTCTTCCGGCAGAAAATCCAGGTCGCCTTCAATGAGGTCGTATTCGGTTTTCACTAAGTCGTATTCATTGTGGCCTGCTCTGACATGGCTCCAGTCGATCAATGCATTTATTTTATCGTCCTTTATGAGCAAATTGTCTAGCCTGTTGTCCTGATGAAGTAGAACCGATTTCGGATTTTCAGGTAATTCATCCAGATTCTTCTTGGCTTCTTCAGTGTACAGCTCCGGTTTTTCATCCCATTTATCTTCTATTATGCTTTCTGTAGCATCTATCAATCCTTCTACCGACCAAGTCCATTTATCCGCTCCATCCAGCATTTCAAGGCCTTCTCCCCTATCAACTAGAACACCGTACTCGTCGAAACCTGTGTTTTCATGGAATCTAGCCAAGATTTCTCCATACTGGAATATTATGCCCTCTAATTCACTTTGCGAAAATTGTTGCTTATATTGGTCTGCAGACTCTCCTTCCAATTCTTCCATGACAAAGAAATCTTCGTGGTCTGAGCCTTCGGAGAAAGTTTCCAAAACTACTTCAGGAGTATTTATCTCAGTTTTTTCGTGTAGATTCTTTAGGACTTCTGTTTCGGCACGAAACCTCTCACTTTCCATGCCCTCATGATTAGTGTGAATTTTGAGAATGTAAGTCTGAGCCTCAGAAGAGAGTTTGTAAATAGTGTTTAACCCCTCTCCAACTTCTTCCCAATCTAAGCCAGTCCCTAGTTCAGATTCGATTTCATCTTTCAGATCTTGATTCAAAATATTCCTCCTCCAATATACTCATCCAGATGACATCTTTCCATTTTCCATCCACATATTTGTAGTGGCGTTCACGACCTTCTTCCTGCAAACCAGCCTTCTCTTGTATTCTCCGGGAGGCTTCGTTTCCTTCGATATATCCTCCACGAAGTTTGTGTCGATTAAGTGTTTCAAAGGCGTATTTAACAACTAATTGTGTTGCTGTACTTCCTATTCCCTGACCATGGAAGTCCGGATGTATGCTTATGCCGAACTCGCTTTTCCTGTACGGTTTTTCCAGCCCTCCCAGTGAAATCTCTCCTGCTTTTTCTCCTTGATATTCTATCAGGAATTTTACAGTATCTTCGTCTTCCGAAGCTGCTTCGATAAAATCTTCCTCCTGTTTCAAGTTTACAGGTCTAGGCGGCTTTCCAATAGTACTTCTAACATCCCTATGGTTAATCAACTCTCTGAGAAACTCTGCATCATCGTTCTCTATCGGCCTCAGAACCACATCATCCTTTTCCAAAAACTTAGACTTCATTGCCATTCACCTTGAAGAATACCCAGATAGACGACATCTTGATAACTGCCTTGTGCATATGTATGTTCTCTGAATTCGCCTTCCTTCTGGAATCCTAGTTTCTCCCAGATACCTATTGAGGGCTGGTTCTGTTTCTGAGCTCGGGCATAGACCTTATGATAATTGAGCTGGTTGAACGCATGGTCTGTCAATAATTCCGCGGCTTCAGAGCCAAAACCATTGCCGTGGAACTCAGGATGAAGCCAGATGCCCAGCTCACCAATCTTGCCTTCATCCTCTTGATCAATCAACGAGATTATGCCTTTCGGATATCCGTCTTGACAGATCATCAAGTTAATGGAGTCGTCCTTGGAGACTACCTCCTCAATAAATTCTTTCTCATCATCCAGGTTTTGTGGACGAGTATTGCTCATCCAGACCCTGACATCTGGATGATTGACGCCATCCCTCAAGAACTCAGCGTCCTCTTCCTCAATTGTTCTAAGATTTATTTTTTCTCCTTTCAAGAAAACTGTTCCTGGCATACACATTCTTTCGAGTTTGGTGTGTAAAAAAGATTCTGAAGATTACTTGACTGCTTTGACTACTTTGAAATTATCTTGCAGGGCTATTTGTTCAACCCTGTCAAATTCCTGGCCCAATTGGGCCTGGTAGTTCATATTTTGATTGTAGACTAGCCAAAAACTCCCTCCTTTTTCCAAAGAATCATGAGCTTGGCTGAAAATCTTCTCTGTGATTCCTTTGCCCTGATGAGTAGGCGGATTAGAGATAATTAGATCGAATTTTCGGCCTGAAAATGCATCTAAACAATCACCTGTCTTAACCTCAAAACATTGGATATCGTTTCTCTCCAGATTTCTCTTTGCGTATTCTGTTGCACGGACACTGTCATCTGTCAGGAATAAATCCGCATCCGACATCTTTGCTGTAAATACTGAGATCGCGCCGTATCCACAGGCTAGATCCAAGACCTTATCTGGATTGGAGAGCTCTAAGTTTTCCAGCAGAATTCTTGTTCCTTCATCAAGTTTGCCATGAGAAAACAAGCCTTCAGAAGAAGTGAAATCAGCTTCAAATCCGTCTACTTCAGACCGAAATTCCTTCTCCAAGTCCAGTTCAGATAGAGAAAAATTTGATTGGGGTTTAAACCGGTAAGCTCTAATTGCTCCTCTACTACCAATTTTCTGAACATCGCCGGCATCTTGGAGGTGTTTCCGGTATCTCTTGATTCCGGATTTCTTCCTGCCTGCTAGGAAAATTTTTCCGTTCTCAGTTAGTTTTTCGGAGGCGTAAGTTAGTCTGTTCTTAACCAAATCAACCGGTTCGTAGTCTGCTGGCGCATAAATTATCTTGTCAAATTCTTCCTGAATATCTTCGACAGCCTTGTTCTCTACATTAAAGCCTTCCACTTGATTCCCTTTGGCATTCTTTTTGGAGAATTCACAGGCTCTGCTACTCGTATCCTGCATAACGGTAAACTCTGCTTTATCCCCTAAAACTGCTCCAAGAAAACCATAGCCGGACTGAATTACAAGTATTCTGTCAGTTTTCTCTACTTGGACTTCATCCACCAGAAGCAATTCTTCGTCTCTGAAACTGTTTTTGGAGTTGAGACCATCAGCTGATTGAAATCTGTAGATGTTACCGTTTTCCCGAGATTTGAGCTCTAGTTCGTACTGAGATTTCATAGAAGTAAAAGTAGAGGAAATGTGGGTTGAAGTCGTTATTTGACTTCGATGTTTGTTCTTGAGAAGCCTTCGTCTTCTAGGATGTCGACGATTCTTCTTCTGTGGTCGCCCTGGAGTTCTATCTGTCCGTCTTTGTGTGTTCCTCCGCAGGCTAGCTTGGTCTTGAGTGTTGATTCCAGGTCTTTGATGTCGCTTTCGTCGTCGAGACCTGTGACAACTGTCATCTCCTTGTTGTAGCTTCTTGAGTCGAGTTTGACTGTGATTTGCTGGTCTTCACGCGCGATGCTGTCGCAGACGCAAAGATCCTGTGGCATTCCGCATTTTGTGCAGGTATCTGACATTGGATGATCTTTTCTAGTTGTTTCGTTCGTTGAGAACTGTTTTGATTCTTGCAATGGTTTTCTTCATTTCCTTGATTTGACCAGGGTTGTCGGCAAAGCCACCGACTTCGATCTGACCACGTTCCTGTACAAGTTCTTTCTGTAGGTCGCCGATTTGTTCCTTTAGTTCGGAGTCGTTTTTGTCTCTAAGTTCTTCTGCTTTCACGGTTAGATACACCTTTCAGTTCTTTTAATCCTTCTGGGTTTCAATCCAGTCTTTGAAGGTTTTACGATCTTTGTTGTCTTCTTCTGCGTGAAGCAGTGCGTCGAAGTCTGGTTCACTCATATCGTTGATTGCTTCTTTAGCGTCGCTGATTGTGCCTGAGACGATTTCCTCGATTTCTTCTCCTATTTCTTCAAGTTCTTCCTCTACTTCTTCAGCAGCTTCTTCGACTTCATCTTCTGCCTCTTCAGCGATCTCTTCGGCTTCTTCCTCAAGGTCTTCTACTTCCTCTTCTACTGCTTCTGCGTCTTCTGCCATCTCTTCACCGGTCTCTTCCTTGACTGCTTCGACTTCTTCTTTGACTTCTTCCACTCTTTCTTCGACTTCTTTCTCTAGTTCTTCCATGTCTTCGACGGATTCAAATGCGTCTCTGACTTCGTCTTTAGAGATATCGTCAGTTTTAATCTGTTCTTCTTTGGTTTCTATTGCTTCTTCAAGTGAAGCTGATGTCATGTCTTCTGCTTCGACGATGATTTCCTGGATTCTGTCAGCTTTTTCTCTCTGTGTCTCTTCTACAGACATGTGTAGGACTTCTTCGCTTACATCTACATCTCTGTGCAGGAAGTCTGGCATCTCTTTCATGATTCTTACTTTGACGCCAATTGCTCCTGGTTTGGTCCGTGCTAGTTCGTATCCTTTCTGGACATTGTCTTTTGATGTATTTCCGCATCTCTTGACATATCCGAAGGAGAATTTCTCTGTTCTTCCACGGTTCCCGGAGAGCTTCCCTGTAATCTCTATTTCTGCTCCGATTGCTCCTGCTTCCTTCATTCTTCTGAGGTAGGTGTATCCTACTCTCTTGGCGTGTCCGCCTTTTTCAAGCCAGTCTGCGATGCTTTTTGCTACTACTTCTGCGTTGGCATCTGCGTCTTCAATTTCGTTGACTTCGATCTGAGGGTTTTCGAAATTGAAAGCTTCTTCCATGTCAGAAGTTAGTTCGCGGATTCTGCTTCCGCCTCTTCCGATGACGAGACCTGGTTTCTGTGCATGGACCACTATCTTTGTGCTTGTCGGCGTTCTTTCGATTTCTGCGTGACTGTAACCTGCTCCTTCTAGTTCGTCTTCTAGGAACTCGTGCAGTCTTACTTTCCGTGCTCCTTTCTGAATGAATTCTTTTTCTTGCATTATTGGTTCTCACCTTGTGTGTGAATCACTGAGACAACCTCTGATTTTCGCATTATTTTTCACCTACGATGACATTGACATGTGCTGCTTTGGTTTTGCGGCCTCTGAATCGTCCTGGTGTCGCGTATTCATTTCCTTTGTTGGTAATGACATTGTCGACATGGAGTGCTCCTGTGTTGAGCCCTTGATGTTCTGCGTTTGCAGCTGCTTCCTGTACTAGTTCTAGCATGTGTTCTGCTGCTTTGACAGGGAATCCTCCACTGTCTCCTGCTCCTGATTTGTGTCCTGCATCACTGTCGAACTTTGTGTATGGGACATGTAGTTCTTTCTCAATTACTTTTTCCAGTTTGTTTTCTGCTTTTTCCACTGTGTCTCCTTTAATAAAGCGACCAATTTCTGTGCTGTCTTTCCAGGAGATCGGCATGTTCTTGCCAAGTGCTCGTGCCTGATGTGACTCTATCTCAATTGAGTTCATTTAGGCATCACTTGAGCGGTACATGCTTTGAGGATCTCGTTGCACCAAGTCCTGGTGCGCTGTGAGATACCTGTTTTCTGGTTTTTGCGAACTCTCCGAAGTAATGGCCGATCATATCTTCTTCGATATCTACTTCTTCGAATCCTTGTCCGTTGTAGATCTCGATTGTTTTTCCTACCATTTCTGGGAGGACAATCATTCCTCTGAGATGTGTCTGGACTCTGTCCTTGTCTTCTAGTTTTTCCAGTAGTTTTTCTTCGTTTTCTCGAAGACCTCTTTCTAGTTTACGCCGTGCTCGGGCGTCCATGAGTTCTGCTAGTTCGTCGTGACTCATGTCTTGTAGTTCTTCGAGTGTTTTTCCTCTGTAAGTAAAGTCATCTGTCATGCTGGTTCACCTAGTCGTTGTTCTGTTTTCCGGAGCGTTTGGCTCCGATGTTTCCAACTTTGCTTCCTGGTGAAGCGTGTTTGGAAACTGTTTTTGGTTGTCCTGGTTTTGCTGATCCACCGAATGGGTGGTCGACTGCGTTCATGGCTACTGCGGAAACTGTTGGGTACTGTTTTCCACGAGCCTTTGCAGCCTTGGATGCGTTTCCGGCCTTGACAAATGGCTTGTCTTTTCTTCCGCCGGCTGCAACCTTTCCAATAGTTGCTCTGCATTGAGTATTCATTTTCTTGAACTCGCCACTAGGAAGCTGAACTCTGACACTGTCTGCTTCATGTGTTACTACAAATGCGTATGTTCCTGAGCTCTTGACTAGTTTGCCTCCGTCGTTTGGCTGAAGTTCAATGTTGTTAATTGGTACTCCTTCTGGGATTTCTCCTAGTGGAAGTACATTTCCTGGTTCAACAGGAGCTGATACTCCTACTTCTATTTCGTCTCCTGTCTGTAGGCCTTCTGGTGCTAGGACATTTCTTACTTCACCGTCTTCGAACTCTACTTTGGCGACAGGTGCTGTCCTTGCTGGGTCGTGGACCAGGTCTACGACTGTTCCTGTGATTTCTGCGTTTTTGTGTTCCGCTGTTCCTTTGCCGTTACGGCCTGCTTGGAACTTTGGACTTCCTTTTCCTCTTCTCTGTTGTTTTAGTGGGCTTCCCATTAGTTGAAAACACCTCTGTGTTTTCGGCTACTCCGAAAATCTACGATTTTCATCGTTAATTCACCTACATCATTCCTAGCTCTGTGGCTAGGTCCATTGCATCGTCGCTTGGACTTAATCGGACGAATGCTTTTTTCTTTGCTGAAGATGTTATGTTTGTATTGACTTTTTCTACCGTCACATCGAACAATGTTTCTATTGCATCTTGGACTTGGTTTTTGTCTGCTTCTAGGTCGACCATCAGTACTAGCTTGTTCTCCTGGTCGATCATGTCCATTGCCTGTTCTGTCATGTGCGGATTTTCAATAACTTCCCATGCTCTATCTACTTCCATTTTTGTTCACCTATTGGTACATTCCATCTTCTTCAAGTTTTTCTACTGCTTTTGTGCTCCAGACTGTAAGTCTTCCTGGTGTTGCTCCTGGAGCAAGTTTCTCAGCGTTCAGCTGATCGACTTTGGAGTGTTCTACTCCTGCTAGGTTGCTTGCTGCATCTGAGATTCCTTCATCTTCAGCAGTTACTACAAGAGGTCCAACCTTTCTGACATATTTTCTTCCACGGTTAGCCCCCATTCCTCCTCTAACCTTTTTCTCGGAGACTCTGTCAAGCTCATCTTCAAGACCTAAGTCTTCTAGTGTCTCTTTCAGTTCCTGTGTCTTCTGGATTCCTGAAAGATCTTCCTCGACAAGAGGAAGGTCGCCTTCATAGTCGTGTTTCTCTGAGACTAGTTCTTCGTCAGCTGTTGCTGCGATTGCTGATCGAATTGCTTTTCTTCTTTCTTTGTCGTTGATTTCTTCTGTGAAGTCTTTCTGGCTTTTTGGAGGGTGTGCTGTTCGTCCACCTACAGTATTTGGCGCTTCTGCTCCGTCTCCATAGATCTGGCTTCCTCTTCTTACTCTGATCTTTCGAGGGGTTCTTGACATTCCTTTTCCTTTCTGTCCTCTGTATGCGTTTTGCTGTTTTTTCCAGTATACGACATGTCGGAGTCCTGCTTCTGGATCTGCTCCGTACTGCTGTCGTTTCTTGCTCTTGATTGAGAGATTGGCTCTCTTGATGATATCTGGCCTTACTCTCTCGTTAAATTGATTTGGTAAATCTGTCATCTTTCTTCACCTTATTTTTCGATGTGTGTTATTTCTGGGTTTCCTGGGTTTTCGTCTGTTCTTAGTGCTGTTCTTAGTCGGACTAGTCTTTCTGCTGGTCCTGGTACTGATCCTTTGACCAGGATGTAGTTGCTTTGGACTTCTCCGTAGTTCTTGAACCCTCCGTCTCTCTGTACTTCTTCGCTGTCTTCTCCGTGGCTGAGGATTCTCTTATTGTGTTCTGTACGATTATTGTATCCTTGTTGTCCTGGAAGTGGGATTCTCCAGCTGAGTTGGTCTGGGTGCCATGGTCCGACGTTTCCTGCCTTTCTTCTTTTCTTCTGTGTCTTGTGGTCTAGTCTCTTGATTCCGTATCTCTGGACTGGTCCTTCCATTCCTTTTCCTTTGGTTACTCCGATTACATCTGAGTATTCTCCTTCTTCGAATACATCGGAAAATTCGATTTCCTTTCCGATCATCTCTTCTGCGTATTCAAGCTGATCTTCGACTGAGCCTCCTAGGCCAAGTTCGAAGTTGGCAGGTTTCTTCTTGCTGATTCCTGCACGAGAAGGTTGTGTATGTACTAATAGTTTGACATCTGTTATTTCTGCTGAGTTTTCTTTTGCCTTCTCCAGGTTTTCCATGTTTCCTTCTTTTGGAATGTCTGTTGCTCTCTGGAGTTCTTTGGAAGGAGATTCTGTCCATGCTTCTGTGAAGACCTGTTTACCTGAGTTAAGGTCTTCGACATAGAATCTTGCTCCGTATACTCTGAGTGGTGGAGCTTCGAGTATTGTTACAGGTGTTGCAACTTCCTGTCCTTCTGTTGCTCCTTCTGTATCATCTATTCTGAGGACTCTGGTCATTCCGACCTTGTATCCTGCGTATCCTAATGGTTTTAGTTCGTCTGTATCTTCCCATGTACTTACATCTGGGTAGATTCTTTCAGCCCGTGTCTTAGGCTTGTATGCTAATGAACCGCTTCGTGATCTACTTTTCTTTGGCATTGTTGATGTTAAACCTCGCTATAGGCCTCCCTGAATGAGAGGCATAGACAATTTGTATTGTCAAATTCAACGACATACCTTTGTCTAGTCGCTGAATTCAATCACCAGAGGCCTCCTCCACAAGAGTAGGCTTGTCCCGACCGAGAAAAACTCTGTCGAGTAAATACGAAAAGTAAGACAAATTTTATAAATGGGTTGAGGCATCTAGATTAGATTCTAAAAATTAGAGCAGTATAAGTCAAATAAATGTCAACGGTACATAGGAAGGTAAAAAGTCATATTAAACCTGTTCGGAGTAGCGCAGGAAGAACTCCATATAGATGGATAGGTAAAATGTACTGGAACGTTCTTAAGGCTCCTTCTATGATACCTTCAGAGATAACTCAGATAATAACTTCTACGAAAATAAGAATAATACTGAAGATTGTAAGAACAGCGTATAAGCTCACAGTCGTACCTCTAGCAGACGCCAAAGCTTTGCAAAAGAGAAAATTTAACTTGGAAAAACCAATCGGGAAATTTATGCTAAAATCTGAAAAGATTGTTGGACAAAATTAGGTCAAACACCCTTCTCATTCCAGACCTTCTTGGATTCCTTCATCATATTTTCAACCTCTTTGGCAGAGAAACTTATCTCCGATCTTAGTTTTCTCATTTTTTCAAGCGGACGTTCAACCTTATCCATAATACATGGCTATTTTGAGCAGATAAAAATTCTTTCAATTAGCCAAAACTATCATAATACCTCATCCAGCTATACTGAGTATGCTCAAGACTGAAAACCTGTCAAAATGTTTTGGAGAGACTCAGGCTGTTTCTGATCTCAGTCTAGAGATTGAGAAAGGTGAGATAGTGGGGCTTTTAGGACCAAATGGTGCAGGGAAGACTACTACGATGCAGATGCTTTCAGGCCTTCTACAGCCAGATTCCGGATTAGTTACAATTGAGGATAGTTCTGTTCGAGACTCAGTCTCAGTCGTGTTTCAGGAAGTTGAGTATAGCTCCAAGTTGAAGGTTAGGGAGTTTCTGCACATGATGGCAGTTCTAAACGAAAATACATCAGAAGTAGATGAAGTAGTCGATTCCGTGAATCTCAGGGACTACCTTGATACTTTTGTCCCGGATCTTTCTGGAGGTAATAAGAAAAAGTTGAATATTGCTGCTGGGATGTTGAAGGATCCCGAGTATCTCCTTTTGGATGAGCCTAACGCAGGGCTTGATCCTCGTGCCCGGAAAGATGTCCGAGACATGATTCAGAAGTTTAAAAATGATAGAGGAGTTCTAGTTTCTACTCATTCTATGGAAGAGGCTGAAAAACTGTGTGATAGAGTTGTTATAATTGAAGATGGAGAAGAAATTGTTTCTGGCTCTCCAGAAGAATTGATACGCAACATTGACGCAGAATTTATTATCAAAGCAGAGGGTGATGTGCCCTCCGGTTTTGAGAGCGAGAATTCAGAGCAGAATGATTTCTTTGAGATTCATACGGATAAGCCTCATGAAGTAATAAAGCAGCTCGTTGAGTCTGGAGAAATGGAGGACTTAGATAATCTTTCGGTGGAAAAACCAGGTTTAGAAGATGTTTTCTTCGAGGTGACGGGTCGCAGATATGAGAAAAGTAATTGAGCTTCTGAAAGTTTACTTACTGGATACTTTGCGTAAATGGACGAATCTGCTTTTCGGAGTTTTAATGATGCTGGCAGTGCTGGCAATTACTGGCTTCGTGCTGAATCAAGGCACTACTGCTGAAATAGTGGCTTCTTATTCAGCTTTCATAGTTTCATATGCTGCTGTAAGTGCTGTTGCCTATTCAATAACAGGTGAAAAGGAGAAAGGGCTTTACCGGATGTACAGAAGCTCCAAGCTCTCCAAAGAGAATTATGTAATAGAAAAAGTAATTATGGCTTCACTACCCCTCATATTATCCGCTTTAATCATCGGAATAGGAGTAGCTGTATCAGATGTCGTTCTCAGCCGGCTAATAGCTCCAATACTTGTTTTATGTGTTCTATCTCACGCAGGGATCGGACTTATCTTCGCAGCTTACTTCGAGACACACGAAGACATGCAGAAAATAATTACACTATTCCTGATAGGAACAATGTTCCTAGCACCTGTATTTTACACCACAGAAGGACTTCCTAACATAGTACAACTAGCTCAAAACATCGTCCCACTTACATATGGAGTAGAATCAATGAGGGAAGTAATGGTTCAAGGCTCAAACCTTGGATCAATATGGAAAGATATGACCATGTTATCCGTACTGAGTGTTTTGACTATGTCGCTAGGATACAGGAAACTGGAATTCTAGAAAAGAAGGGACTTAGCCCTTCACATTCACTATCGGCCGCATCTGAACGACTTTCTCACCGATACCGAGCTCATCCGAAACTTTGATGACTTCGTCTATGTCTTTGTAACTGCCAGGTGCTTCTTCTTCGATGGTTTCTCCCGATGCTGCTTTGACGAAGATCTGATCGCGCTTCAGTTCTCTCTGTACATCTGCGGCTCGGTAGTCTTTCTTGGATTGTGTCCGGGATTTGAGTCGTCCTGCTCCGTGTGCTGTGCTGCCGAAGGATAGTTCCAATGATTTTTGTCCTCCTGATAGTATGTAGCTGGATGTTCCCATGCTTCCTGGAAGCAGTACTGGTTGTCCTGCTTCACTGTATGCTTCTGGTACTTCTGGTCTTCCAGAAGGCATTGCTCTGGTCGCTCCTTTTCTATGGACCAATAGTTCTTTTTCTTCGCCGTCGACTTCGTGTGTTTCTTCCTTGGCGATGTTGTGGCAGACATCGTAGACCAGTTCGGCCTCAGTATCGCCGAACAATGTGTCTAGGCTTTCTCTGACTGCCTGTGTTATTCCCTGGCGGTTGGCCCATGCGAAGTTTGCTGCTGCGAACATCGCGTTCTTGTAGTCCTGTGCCAGGTCATCGCCTAGAGGTGCGTAGATAAGCTCCTTTTCTGGCAAGTTTTCTACTATTTCCGGATAGTTCTTCTCGAACTCTCTGAGGTATTCTGTACATGTCTGATGTCCTAGTCCTCTGCTTCCTGAGTGGATCATAACGAGGATCTGTTCTTCTTCCAGACCGTATGCTTCTGCTTTTTCTTCGTTGAATACATTTTCTACTCTCTGTACTTCCAGGAAGTGGTTTCCGGAACCCAGAGACCCTACCTGCTTGATTCCTCTCTTTTTGGCATCTGAAGGAACTTTGTTTGGATCGCATTTTAGTCGACCGTTTTCTTCGCAGTGCTTGAGGTCTTCTTCTGTGGCGTGGTCGTTTTCCAGCATCCATTCCATTCCTTTATCTAGTATTTCATCTAGCTCGTCTTCATCGACATCGATGTAGCCTCCTTTTCCGAGCCCACATGGAACTTTGTTGTATAGTATGTTTGCGAGCTGCTGTTCCTTCCCTTTTATTTCTTCATATGTTAGATCTGTTTTTAGTACTCTTACGCCGCAGTTGATGTCGTAGCCGATTCCTCCTGGGCTTATTACTCCGTTTTCTTTGTTTACTGCTGCGACTCCGCCGATGGGGAAGCCGTATCCTTGGTGACCGTCCGGCATTACGATGGAGAATTTTTCCAGACCCGGCAGTGTTGCCATGTTTTTGACTTGTTGGAGTGTGTCGTCGTTTTTGATTTCTTTCAGTAGTTTGTCGTTGGCGTAGATTCTGGCCGGTTTGTTCATTTCTCCGGTTTTTGGTATCTGGTAGATGTTTTCTTCGAGTTGTTCGAGTTCCATGAAGAAGAAAGGTTTTGG from Candidatus Nanohalobium constans includes these protein-coding regions:
- the rplV gene encoding 50S ribosomal protein L22, with the translated sequence MNSIEIESHQARALGKNMPISWKDSTEIGRFIKGDTVEKAENKLEKVIEKELHVPYTKFDSDAGHKSGAGDSGGFPVKAAEHMLELVQEAAANAEHQGLNTGALHVDNVITNKGNEYATPGRFRGRKTKAAHVNVIVGEK
- a CDS encoding 30S ribosomal protein S19; protein product: MTDDFTYRGKTLEELQDMSHDELAELMDARARRKLERGLRENEEKLLEKLEDKDRVQTHLRGMIVLPEMVGKTIEIYNGQGFEEVDIEEDMIGHYFGEFAKTRKQVSHSAPGLGATRSSKHVPLK
- a CDS encoding 50S ribosomal protein L2; its protein translation is MGSPLKQQRRGKGSPKFQAGRNGKGTAEHKNAEITGTVVDLVHDPARTAPVAKVEFEDGEVRNVLAPEGLQTGDEIEVGVSAPVEPGNVLPLGEIPEGVPINNIELQPNDGGKLVKSSGTYAFVVTHEADSVRVQLPSGEFKKMNTQCRATIGKVAAGGRKDKPFVKAGNASKAAKARGKQYPTVSAVAMNAVDHPFGGSAKPGQPKTVSKHASPGSKVGNIGAKRSGKQNND
- a CDS encoding 50S ribosomal protein L23; this translates as MEVDRAWEVIENPHMTEQAMDMIDQENKLVLMVDLEADKNQVQDAIETLFDVTVEKVNTNITSSAKKKAFVRLSPSDDAMDLATELGMM
- the rplD gene encoding 50S ribosomal protein L4, with the protein product MTDLPNQFNERVRPDIIKRANLSIKSKKRQQYGADPEAGLRHVVYWKKQQNAYRGQKGKGMSRTPRKIRVRRGSQIYGDGAEAPNTVGGRTAHPPKSQKDFTEEINDKERRKAIRSAIAATADEELVSEKHDYEGDLPLVEEDLSGIQKTQELKETLEDLGLEDELDRVSEKKVRGGMGANRGRKYVRKVGPLVVTAEDEGISDAASNLAGVEHSKVDQLNAEKLAPGATPGRLTVWSTKAVEKLEEDGMYQ
- a CDS encoding 50S ribosomal protein L3, coding for MPKKSRSRSGSLAYKPKTRAERIYPDVSTWEDTDELKPLGYAGYKVGMTRVLRIDDTEGATEGQEVATPVTILEAPPLRVYGARFYVEDLNSGKQVFTEAWTESPSKELQRATDIPKEGNMENLEKAKENSAEITDVKLLVHTQPSRAGISKKKPANFELGLGGSVEDQLEYAEEMIGKEIEFSDVFEEGEYSDVIGVTKGKGMEGPVQRYGIKRLDHKTQKKRRKAGNVGPWHPDQLSWRIPLPGQQGYNNRTEHNKRILSHGEDSEEVQRDGGFKNYGEVQSNYILVKGSVPGPAERLVRLRTALRTDENPGNPEITHIEK
- a CDS encoding ABC transporter ATP-binding protein; translated protein: MLKTENLSKCFGETQAVSDLSLEIEKGEIVGLLGPNGAGKTTTMQMLSGLLQPDSGLVTIEDSSVRDSVSVVFQEVEYSSKLKVREFLHMMAVLNENTSEVDEVVDSVNLRDYLDTFVPDLSGGNKKKLNIAAGMLKDPEYLLLDEPNAGLDPRARKDVRDMIQKFKNDRGVLVSTHSMEEAEKLCDRVVIIEDGEEIVSGSPEELIRNIDAEFIIKAEGDVPSGFESENSEQNDFFEIHTDKPHEVIKQLVESGEMEDLDNLSVEKPGLEDVFFEVTGRRYEKSN
- a CDS encoding ABC transporter permease; the protein is MRKVIELLKVYLLDTLRKWTNLLFGVLMMLAVLAITGFVLNQGTTAEIVASYSAFIVSYAAVSAVAYSITGEKEKGLYRMYRSSKLSKENYVIEKVIMASLPLILSALIIGIGVAVSDVVLSRLIAPILVLCVLSHAGIGLIFAAYFETHEDMQKIITLFLIGTMFLAPVFYTTEGLPNIVQLAQNIVPLTYGVESMREVMVQGSNLGSIWKDMTMLSVLSVLTMSLGYRKLEF
- a CDS encoding RtcB family protein, with the protein product MELEQLEENIYQIPKTGEMNKPARIYANDKLLKEIKNDDTLQQVKNMATLPGLEKFSIVMPDGHQGYGFPIGGVAAVNKENGVISPGGIGYDINCGVRVLKTDLTYEEIKGKEQQLANILYNKVPCGLGKGGYIDVDEDELDEILDKGMEWMLENDHATEEDLKHCEENGRLKCDPNKVPSDAKKRGIKQVGSLGSGNHFLEVQRVENVFNEEKAEAYGLEEEQILVMIHSGSRGLGHQTCTEYLREFEKNYPEIVENLPEKELIYAPLGDDLAQDYKNAMFAAANFAWANRQGITQAVRESLDTLFGDTEAELVYDVCHNIAKEETHEVDGEEKELLVHRKGATRAMPSGRPEVPEAYSEAGQPVLLPGSMGTSSYILSGGQKSLELSFGSTAHGAGRLKSRTQSKKDYRAADVQRELKRDQIFVKAASGETIEEEAPGSYKDIDEVIKVSDELGIGEKVVQMRPIVNVKG